One Streptomyces sp. SAI-135 DNA segment encodes these proteins:
- a CDS encoding FAD-binding oxidoreductase: MERRTFIGGGAAAIAAVATAACDSGGSADAAQSTVGQSLSSRTPAAAAANWSALARDLDGPLLRPGDANWPTARQLYNTRFDSLKPAAVAYVAHPDDIRTALAYARAHGVRVAIRNGGHSYAGWSSGNNRLIVDVSKLNRVRASGGTAVVGAGAKLIDVYRALTAKGVTIPAGSCPTVGVSGLVLGGGHGVASRAYGLTCDSLTQATLITADGKQLTADASTHTDLFWALRGAGNGNFGVVTELHFRTHPAPQGVTAYATWPWSKAAAVVRAWQEWGPSQPDEIWSSCHLENAGSPSVAVAAFSLGTYGELQNALDRLADKVGSPARSVTLRRHSYESAMEAYAGCSSFSTDAKCHLPGSTPNRDPRGALGRETYAAHSDFFDRSIPAAGVQTLLRQISAVRGGSGSIALTALGGAVNRVSPTATAFVHRRSRMLAQYIGSWRAGTTGTAARSWLTGAHDAMQPYASGAAYQNYTDPTLRDWRKAYYGDAATKLAKVKKQYDPQGFFTFPQAL, translated from the coding sequence ATGGAACGGCGTACGTTCATCGGGGGCGGCGCGGCCGCGATCGCGGCGGTGGCCACGGCCGCCTGCGACAGCGGCGGCAGCGCCGACGCCGCGCAGAGCACCGTCGGCCAGTCCCTCTCCTCCCGTACGCCCGCCGCGGCCGCCGCGAACTGGTCGGCTCTCGCCCGCGACCTGGACGGCCCCCTGCTGCGCCCCGGCGACGCGAACTGGCCGACCGCCCGGCAGCTCTACAACACCCGCTTCGACTCGCTGAAACCCGCGGCGGTGGCCTACGTCGCGCACCCCGACGACATCCGCACCGCGCTCGCCTACGCCCGCGCCCACGGCGTCCGGGTGGCGATCCGCAACGGCGGCCACTCCTACGCCGGCTGGTCCTCGGGAAACAACCGGCTGATCGTCGATGTCTCGAAGCTGAACCGCGTCCGCGCCTCGGGCGGCACCGCCGTGGTCGGCGCCGGCGCCAAACTGATCGACGTCTACCGGGCCCTGACCGCCAAGGGCGTGACGATCCCGGCGGGCTCCTGCCCGACCGTCGGCGTCTCCGGCCTGGTCCTCGGCGGCGGTCACGGCGTGGCCTCCCGGGCCTACGGCCTCACCTGCGACAGCCTCACCCAGGCCACCCTGATCACCGCCGACGGCAAGCAGCTCACCGCCGACGCGTCCACCCACACGGACCTCTTCTGGGCCCTGCGCGGCGCGGGCAACGGCAACTTCGGCGTGGTGACCGAGCTGCACTTCAGGACCCACCCCGCCCCGCAGGGCGTGACCGCGTACGCGACCTGGCCGTGGTCGAAGGCGGCCGCCGTGGTGCGGGCCTGGCAGGAGTGGGGCCCCAGCCAGCCCGACGAGATCTGGTCCTCCTGCCACCTGGAGAACGCCGGCTCGCCCTCCGTGGCGGTCGCGGCCTTCTCCCTGGGCACCTACGGCGAGCTCCAGAACGCGCTCGACCGCCTGGCCGACAAGGTCGGCTCGCCCGCCCGCAGCGTCACCCTGCGCCGGCACTCCTACGAGAGCGCGATGGAGGCGTACGCGGGCTGCTCGTCCTTCTCCACGGACGCCAAGTGCCACCTGCCCGGCTCCACCCCGAACCGCGACCCGCGCGGCGCCCTCGGCCGGGAGACCTACGCGGCCCACTCCGACTTCTTCGACCGCTCGATCCCGGCGGCCGGCGTCCAGACCCTGCTGAGGCAGATCTCGGCGGTGCGGGGAGGCTCGGGCAGCATCGCCCTGACGGCCCTCGGCGGAGCGGTCAACCGCGTCTCCCCCACGGCCACGGCGTTCGTCCACCGCCGCTCCCGCATGCTGGCCCAGTACATCGGCTCCTGGCGGGCCGGCACGACGGGCACGGCGGCCCGCTCCTGGCTGACGGGGGCCCACGACGCGATGCAGCCGTACGCCTCGGGAGCGGCCTACCAGAACTACACGGACCCGACGCTGAGGGACTGGCGGAAGGCGTATTACGGCGACGCGGCGACAAAGCTCGCCAAGGTGAAGAAGCAGTACGACCCGCAGGGGTTCTTCACGTTTCCCCAGGCGCTGTAG
- the pstC gene encoding phosphate ABC transporter permease subunit PstC: MDTTQITDTPPPTSQPTTAEQKRAARGATRPGDRIFLGLSRGSGILLLVIMAAIAGFLTYRASIAISKDEANFFTAFEWNTQLIPPKFGIAVLVFGTIVSSIIAMAIAVPIAVAIALFLTHYAPRRLSGPIAYVIDLLAAVPSIVYGLWGALILVPHMNGLYGWLNDYLGWTGIFQWQGGAPRSMLTVGILLAIMILPIITNVSREVFRQVPQMHEEAALALGATRWEVIRMAVIPFGRSGVISASMLGLGRALGETMAVATVLSPSFDIQASLLDPGGGTFAQNIASKFGEASELGRDALIASGLVLFVITLLVNGAARMIIARRKEYSGANA; this comes from the coding sequence ATGGACACCACACAGATAACAGACACACCTCCGCCCACCTCCCAGCCGACCACGGCCGAGCAGAAGCGCGCGGCCCGCGGCGCCACCCGTCCCGGTGACCGGATCTTCCTCGGGCTCTCCCGCGGGTCGGGCATCCTGCTGCTGGTGATCATGGCCGCCATCGCCGGCTTCCTCACCTACCGCGCCTCCATCGCGATCAGCAAGGACGAGGCGAACTTCTTCACCGCCTTCGAGTGGAACACCCAGCTCATCCCGCCGAAGTTCGGCATCGCGGTCCTGGTCTTCGGCACGATCGTCTCCTCGATCATCGCGATGGCCATCGCCGTCCCGATCGCCGTCGCCATCGCGCTGTTCCTCACGCACTACGCCCCCCGCCGGCTGAGCGGCCCGATCGCCTACGTGATCGACCTGCTCGCCGCCGTGCCGTCCATCGTCTACGGCCTCTGGGGCGCCCTGATCCTGGTCCCGCACATGAACGGCCTCTACGGCTGGCTCAATGACTACCTCGGCTGGACCGGCATCTTCCAGTGGCAGGGCGGGGCCCCCCGCTCGATGCTCACCGTCGGCATCCTGCTCGCGATCATGATCCTGCCGATCATCACCAACGTGAGCCGCGAGGTCTTCCGCCAGGTCCCGCAGATGCACGAGGAGGCGGCCCTGGCGCTCGGCGCCACCCGCTGGGAGGTGATCCGCATGGCGGTGATCCCCTTCGGCCGCTCCGGCGTGATCTCCGCGTCCATGCTCGGTCTCGGCCGCGCCCTCGGTGAGACGATGGCGGTGGCGACCGTGCTCTCGCCGAGCTTCGACATCCAGGCCAGCCTGCTCGACCCGGGCGGCGGCACCTTCGCCCAGAACATCGCCAGCAAGTTCGGTGAGGCCAGCGAGCTGGGCCGGGACGCGCTGATCGCCTCCGGCCTCGTCCTGTTCGTCATCACCCTGCTGGTCAACGGCGCCGCCCGCATGATCATCGCGCGCCGCAAGGAGTACTCGGGGGCCAACGCATGA
- the pstB gene encoding phosphate ABC transporter ATP-binding protein PstB: MAKRIDVSGLTAYYGSHKAIEDISMTVEPRSVTAFIGPSGCGKSTFLRTLNRMHEVTSGGRVEGKVLLDDEDLYGQGIDPVSVRREVGMVFQRPNPFPTMSIFDNVAAGLRLNGSYKKSELNDVVEKSLKGANLWNEVKDRLNKPGSGLSGGQQQRLCIARAIAVEPKVLLMDEPCSALDPISTLAIEDLIGELKERFTIVIVTHNMQQAARVSDRTAFFNLAAVGQPGKLIEIDETERIFSNPSVQATEDYISGRFG, translated from the coding sequence ATGGCCAAGCGAATCGACGTAAGCGGGCTCACCGCCTACTACGGCTCACACAAGGCGATCGAGGACATCTCGATGACGGTCGAACCGCGCTCGGTGACGGCCTTCATCGGCCCCTCCGGCTGCGGCAAGTCGACGTTCCTGCGCACGCTCAACCGGATGCACGAGGTCACCTCCGGTGGCCGTGTCGAGGGCAAGGTGCTCCTCGACGACGAGGACCTGTACGGCCAGGGAATCGACCCGGTGTCCGTCCGCCGCGAGGTGGGCATGGTCTTCCAGCGCCCGAACCCGTTCCCCACGATGTCGATCTTCGACAATGTGGCGGCGGGCCTGCGCCTGAACGGCTCGTACAAGAAGTCCGAGCTGAACGACGTCGTCGAGAAGTCCCTCAAGGGCGCGAACCTCTGGAACGAGGTCAAGGACCGTCTCAACAAGCCCGGTTCGGGCCTGTCCGGCGGTCAGCAGCAGCGTCTGTGCATCGCCCGAGCGATCGCGGTGGAGCCCAAGGTCCTGCTCATGGACGAGCCCTGCTCGGCCCTTGACCCGATCTCCACGCTCGCCATCGAGGACCTGATCGGTGAGCTGAAGGAGCGCTTCACGATCGTCATCGTGACGCACAACATGCAGCAGGCGGCCCGTGTCTCCGACCGCACGGCGTTCTTCAACCTGGCCGCCGTCGGGCAGCCCGGCAAGCTGATCGAGATCGACGAGACGGAGCGGATCTTCTCCAACCCGTCGGTCCAGGCCACGGAGGACTACATCTCCGGCCGCTTCGGCTGA
- a CDS encoding inorganic phosphate transporter: MDTFALVVTILVALFFTYTNGFHDSANAIATSVSTRALTPRAALAMAAVMNLAGAFLGSGVAKTVSEGLIETPEGSKGMGILFAALVGAITWNLITWYFGLPSSSSHALFGGMVGAALAGGTEVLWSGVLDKVVIPMFVSPVVGLVAGYLVMTAILWIFRRANPHKAKRGFRIAQTVSAAGMALGHGLQDAQKTMGVVVMALVISGHETYGDPIPVWVKIVCAVMLSLGTYAGGWRIMRTLGRKIIELDPPQGFAAETTGAAIMFTTAYLFKAPVSTTHVITSAIMGVGATKRVNAVRWGVAKNIILGWFITMPAAAIVAACAFGIVNLAFL, encoded by the coding sequence ATGGACACCTTCGCTCTGGTCGTGACCATCCTGGTCGCGCTCTTCTTCACGTACACCAACGGCTTCCACGACTCGGCGAACGCGATCGCGACCTCGGTGTCGACGCGGGCCCTGACCCCCCGGGCCGCGCTGGCCATGGCGGCGGTCATGAACCTTGCCGGCGCCTTCCTCGGCTCCGGGGTCGCCAAGACCGTCAGCGAGGGCCTGATCGAGACGCCGGAGGGCTCGAAGGGGATGGGCATCCTCTTCGCGGCACTGGTCGGCGCGATCACCTGGAACCTCATCACCTGGTACTTCGGGCTGCCCTCCTCGTCCTCGCACGCGCTGTTCGGTGGCATGGTGGGAGCGGCGCTCGCCGGCGGCACGGAGGTGCTCTGGAGCGGCGTGCTCGACAAGGTCGTCATCCCGATGTTCGTCTCCCCGGTCGTCGGCCTGGTGGCCGGCTACCTGGTGATGACGGCGATCCTGTGGATCTTCCGGCGCGCCAACCCGCACAAGGCGAAGCGGGGCTTCCGGATCGCGCAGACCGTGTCCGCGGCCGGCATGGCCCTCGGGCACGGCCTTCAGGACGCGCAGAAGACCATGGGTGTCGTGGTGATGGCCCTGGTCATCTCCGGCCACGAGACCTACGGCGACCCGATCCCGGTCTGGGTGAAGATCGTCTGCGCGGTGATGCTGTCGCTGGGCACCTACGCGGGCGGCTGGCGCATCATGCGCACCCTGGGCCGGAAGATCATCGAGCTCGATCCGCCGCAGGGTTTCGCAGCGGAGACGACCGGTGCGGCGATCATGTTCACCACCGCGTACCTGTTCAAGGCGCCGGTGTCGACGACCCACGTCATCACCTCGGCGATCATGGGTGTCGGCGCCACCAAGCGGGTCAACGCGGTCCGCTGGGGCGTCGCCAAGAACATCATCCTCGGCTGGTTCATCACCATGCCGGCCGCGGCGATCGTGGCCGCGTGCGCCTTCGGGATCGTGAACCTGGCGTTCCTGTAG
- the pstS gene encoding phosphate ABC transporter substrate-binding protein PstS codes for MKLQRKNRRALAFGALAVSGALALTACGSDDTSSGGDSSASSTAAAGNIKCDDAKGQLLADGSSAQKNAIDAWVKQFTQACGVQINYKGGGSGAGVTAFNNGQVAFAGSDSALKPEEVTASKKVCSGGQGIDLPMVGGPIALGINISGVDKLTLDAPTIAKIFNSKITNWNDPAIAKLNPGVKLPDLKIQAFHRSDDSGTTDNFTKYLIATAKTDWPYEHGKTWVAKGGQSAAQSSGVAQQVKQTNGAIGYFELSYAKDGITPVSINTGASAPVEPTVENATKAIADAKVVGTGSDLALELNYGTKAEGAYPMVLVTYEIVCDKGNKADTLAATKAFLRYTASEDGQKVLADNDYAPIPDDIIAKVRTTIEGLS; via the coding sequence GTGAAGCTTCAGCGCAAGAACCGGCGGGCCCTCGCCTTCGGTGCTCTCGCCGTCTCCGGCGCCCTGGCCCTCACGGCGTGCGGCTCCGACGACACGAGCAGCGGTGGCGACAGCAGCGCGTCCTCCACGGCCGCCGCCGGCAACATCAAGTGCGACGACGCCAAGGGTCAGCTGCTCGCCGACGGCTCCTCCGCGCAGAAGAACGCGATCGACGCCTGGGTCAAGCAGTTCACGCAGGCCTGTGGCGTGCAGATCAACTACAAGGGCGGCGGTTCCGGCGCGGGCGTCACCGCGTTCAACAACGGCCAGGTCGCCTTCGCGGGCTCCGACTCCGCGCTGAAGCCCGAAGAGGTCACGGCCTCCAAGAAGGTCTGCTCCGGCGGCCAGGGCATCGACCTCCCGATGGTCGGCGGCCCGATCGCCCTCGGCATCAACATCTCCGGTGTCGACAAGCTCACGCTGGACGCGCCCACCATCGCCAAGATCTTCAACTCCAAGATCACCAACTGGAACGACCCGGCGATCGCCAAGCTGAACCCGGGCGTCAAGCTCCCGGACCTCAAGATCCAGGCGTTCCACCGCTCGGACGACTCCGGCACCACGGACAACTTCACCAAGTACCTGATCGCCACCGCCAAGACCGACTGGCCCTACGAGCACGGCAAGACCTGGGTGGCCAAGGGCGGCCAGTCCGCCGCGCAGTCCTCCGGCGTGGCCCAGCAGGTCAAGCAGACCAACGGCGCCATCGGCTACTTCGAGCTCTCCTACGCCAAGGACGGCATCACGCCGGTCAGCATCAACACCGGCGCCTCCGCCCCGGTCGAGCCGACCGTCGAGAACGCCACCAAGGCCATCGCCGACGCCAAGGTCGTCGGCACCGGCTCGGACCTGGCGCTGGAGCTCAACTACGGCACCAAGGCCGAGGGCGCCTACCCGATGGTCCTGGTCACGTACGAGATCGTCTGCGACAAGGGCAACAAGGCCGACACCCTGGCCGCCACCAAGGCGTTCCTGCGCTACACCGCCTCCGAGGACGGCCAGAAGGTCCTCGCGGACAACGACTACGCGCCGATCCCCGACGACATCATCGCCAAGGTCCGCACCACCATCGAGGGCCTGAGCTGA
- the pstA gene encoding phosphate ABC transporter permease PstA, producing MSNAVIADKRPSTLRGASLPKWTPYAVAAGSVAVGLGISAAAGLESSIQWALIAGVLFVLGTYVVAARVEGRRQAKDRVATALVWVAFLLAVVPLVSLVWSTVSRGLKVLDFYFLTHSMGLIADSEPGGGIYHAILGSLEQVALATVIAAPIGVLTAIYLVEYGRGKLAKAVTFFVDVMTGIPSIVAGLFILSIMLMFDMQPFGFAGSLALAILMMPVVVRSTEEMLKLVPNELREASLALGVPKWRTILKVVLPTSIGGITTGIMLAIARIAGETAPVLLLVWGNSLINANPFEGAQQSLPLYIYQQYANSAGAGAAYDRAWAASLTLIAFVMILNLVARGIARWKAPKTGR from the coding sequence ATGAGCAACGCCGTCATCGCCGACAAGCGCCCCAGCACCCTGCGCGGCGCCAGCCTGCCCAAGTGGACCCCGTACGCCGTCGCGGCGGGCTCCGTCGCCGTCGGGCTCGGCATCAGCGCGGCCGCCGGGCTGGAGAGCAGCATCCAGTGGGCGCTGATCGCCGGGGTCCTGTTCGTCCTCGGCACCTACGTCGTCGCCGCCCGGGTGGAGGGCCGCCGCCAGGCCAAGGACCGGGTCGCCACCGCGCTGGTCTGGGTCGCCTTCCTGCTCGCCGTCGTCCCGCTGGTCTCCCTGGTGTGGTCGACCGTCTCGCGCGGGCTGAAGGTCCTCGACTTCTACTTCCTGACCCACTCGATGGGCCTGATCGCCGACTCCGAGCCGGGCGGCGGCATCTACCACGCCATCCTCGGCAGTCTGGAGCAGGTCGCCCTGGCCACCGTGATCGCGGCGCCGATCGGTGTGCTGACCGCGATCTACCTGGTCGAGTACGGGCGCGGCAAGCTCGCCAAGGCCGTCACGTTCTTCGTCGACGTCATGACGGGCATCCCCTCGATCGTCGCGGGTCTGTTCATCCTCTCGATCATGCTGATGTTCGACATGCAGCCCTTCGGGTTCGCCGGCTCGCTCGCCCTGGCGATCCTGATGATGCCGGTCGTCGTCCGCTCCACCGAGGAGATGCTCAAGCTCGTCCCGAACGAGCTGCGCGAGGCGTCCCTGGCGCTGGGCGTCCCGAAGTGGCGCACGATCCTGAAGGTGGTCCTGCCGACCTCCATCGGCGGCATCACGACCGGCATCATGCTCGCGATCGCCCGTATCGCCGGTGAGACCGCGCCGGTGCTGCTCCTGGTGTGGGGCAACTCGCTCATCAACGCCAACCCCTTCGAGGGGGCGCAGCAGTCGCTGCCGCTGTACATCTACCAGCAGTACGCGAACAGCGCGGGCGCCGGTGCGGCGTACGACCGAGCGTGGGCGGCGTCCCTGACGCTGATCGCCTTCGTGATGATCCTGAACCTGGTGGCCCGCGGCATCGCCCGCTGGAAGGCCCCGAAGACCGGTCGCTGA